The Candidatus Synechococcus calcipolaris G9 nucleotide sequence ACAAAATTCAAGGCATTGGGGCCGGGTTTGTCCCCCCAGTTTTAAGATTAGATCTGGTGGATGAAGTGATTGCGGTGAGTGATGATCAGGCGATCGCCTACGGTCGTCGCTTAGCCCGAGAAGAGGGCCTCCTTTCGGGAATTTCCAGTGGAGCCGCCCTCTATGCCGCTATTCAGGTGGGACAACGCCCCGAAAATGAAGGGAAACTGATTGTGATGGTACAACCAAGTTTTGGGGAACGGTATCTCACCACACCCCTGTTCCAGGATGCGGAACCCCTCACACCCTACCTACAAAAATAGTGCAAATGAAAAATAAATCAACTAAATCAACAATGACTTAAACGATGCTATTCCTGCGGCGATCGGCAAGAATCTAGATAGCGATGCATCCCATCAAAAGCCCTCTTCGTTATCCCGGCGGCAAATCAAAAGCTCTCGGAAAAATTCTGCCCCAGTTTCCAGCGGTGATTCAAGAATATCGGGAACCCTTTCTTGGTGGCGGCTCTGTTTTTTTAGCGGCGCGGCAACTCCCAGGCTATCAAATCAAACATTACTGGATCAATGATCTGAATCTTGATCTCCATTGCTTTTGGTTAGTTGCCCAAAGAGAGATTAATTCCCTGGTCGAAACAGTAACAAACATCTGGCAAACCCGCAGGGATGGTAGAGAGTTATTTCGTTCTTTAACGACTGAAAACCTAGACTTAACGGAATTTGATCGGGCCGTTCGCTTTTTCATCCTCAATCGGATCACCTTCTCTGGAACCGTTGATTCCGGCGGCTATTCCCAGCAGGCCTTTGAGCGGCGATTTACCCTATCCTCTATCCACCGCCTCCATAAATTAGCCGATCAACTCTCAGCAACCTGCATAACAAATCAAGATTATGAGACCCTTTTATTTGAGCCTGGGGAGCAGGTCTTTATCTTTTTAGATCCGCCTTACCTGAGTGCCACCAAATCTAAACTCTATGGCCGCAAAGGGGATCTACATACGAGCTTTGATCATGAAAAATTTGCTAAAAATATGTATCAATGCCCCCACAAATGGCTGATCACCTACGATGATTCCCCAGAAATAAGAGATCTCTTTCACTTCGCCACCATCAGCGAATGGACCCTTCAGTACGGCATGAACAACTATAAACAGGACGGCGCAGCAGCAGGTCGAGAGCTATTCATTAAAAACTATTAATCAAGCGCACCTCGATTAATTCAAAATTTGGGGCGATCGCAAACGAGATTTCAATGGTTTCAGCCTCTATTTTTAGCAGATCGAGCAATTTTTCGAGGTACTCTTAATACAACTCAATAAAAATGACTCTAGCGACGCTTTTTACCAG carries:
- a CDS encoding DNA adenine methylase, with the protein product MHPIKSPLRYPGGKSKALGKILPQFPAVIQEYREPFLGGGSVFLAARQLPGYQIKHYWINDLNLDLHCFWLVAQREINSLVETVTNIWQTRRDGRELFRSLTTENLDLTEFDRAVRFFILNRITFSGTVDSGGYSQQAFERRFTLSSIHRLHKLADQLSATCITNQDYETLLFEPGEQVFIFLDPPYLSATKSKLYGRKGDLHTSFDHEKFAKNMYQCPHKWLITYDDSPEIRDLFHFATISEWTLQYGMNNYKQDGAAAGRELFIKNY